CATGCCAGTCAAGTCAGTTCGCGCTGCCCTGATCCCTTTGTTCGTCGTAACGGCATTACTCAGCGCCTGCGGTGATTCAGAAGCGCCGCCCGACCAGGCAAATCAGGTACCGCAGGTGGGTGTGGTCACCGTCGCCAGCGAGAACTTCCTGATGACCTCCGAGTTGCCGGGACGCACCAAGGCCTATCGGGTGGCCGAAGTGCGACCGCAGGTGAACGGGATCATTCAGAAGCGCCTGTTCGACGAGGGCAGCGAGGTCAAGGCGGGTCAGCAGTTGTATCAGATTGATGCCGCAGTCTATGAAGCCGCACTGAAAAGTGCCGAGGCCACCCGGCTGTCGACTAATACGCTCGCTGAGCGTTATGAGGTGCTGGTAGAGGATCGGGCGGTCAGTCAGCAGGCCTACGACGAGGCGCGGGCAGCCAAGTTGCAGGCTGATGCCGCATTGGAGCGGGCGCGGATCGATGTGCGCTATACCCGTGTGTCAGCGCCGATCGCCGGGCGTATCGGTCGCTCTGCAGTGACCGAAGGGGCTTTGGTCAGCAACGGTCAGGTGCAGGCTCTGGCTACCATTCAGCAACTGGACCCGATCTATGTCGATGTGACCCAGCCGGCGCGTGACCTGCTGGCGCTGCGCCGGGATCTGGATGCCGGACGGCTGGAGCGGGCAGGCGACAATGCTGCCAAGGCGACTTTGCGACTCGAGGACGGGTCCGAATATGAACACGAAGGCGAGCTGGAGTTTTCCGAAGTGTCGGTTGACTCCGGCACTGGCTCGGTGACCCTGCGAGCCGTCTTCCCGAACCCTGATCGTATTCTGCTGCCGGGCATGTTCGTACATGCGCAGCTGGTTTCCGGTGAGCGCAGCGAGGCTATTCTGGCTCCGCAGCAGGGCGTTACGCGTAACCCGCGCGGGGAAGCGGTGGCAATGCTGGTGAATGCCGACAATCAGGTTGAGCGGCGCATCGTCCAGACCGAACGTACCGTCGGTAATCGCTGGTTGATCAGTGGCGGACTGAATGTCGGTGATCGCCTGATCACCGAGGGGCTGCATATGGTCCAGCCGGGAATGACGGTTGAGCCGGTTCCTGCTGCCAACGTCGATAATGCCGGTACGGTCAATACTGCCGAACAGGAAGGATAATTCCGCATGCCACGTTATTTCATCGACCGTCCGATCTTTGCCTGGGTGCTGGCCATCCTGGTCATGCTGATGGGCGGGTTGGCCGTTCTCGGTCTGCCGGTCAACC
Above is a genomic segment from Halopseudomonas litoralis containing:
- a CDS encoding efflux RND transporter periplasmic adaptor subunit, producing the protein MPVKSVRAALIPLFVVTALLSACGDSEAPPDQANQVPQVGVVTVASENFLMTSELPGRTKAYRVAEVRPQVNGIIQKRLFDEGSEVKAGQQLYQIDAAVYEAALKSAEATRLSTNTLAERYEVLVEDRAVSQQAYDEARAAKLQADAALERARIDVRYTRVSAPIAGRIGRSAVTEGALVSNGQVQALATIQQLDPIYVDVTQPARDLLALRRDLDAGRLERAGDNAAKATLRLEDGSEYEHEGELEFSEVSVDSGTGSVTLRAVFPNPDRILLPGMFVHAQLVSGERSEAILAPQQGVTRNPRGEAVAMLVNADNQVERRIVQTERTVGNRWLISGGLNVGDRLITEGLHMVQPGMTVEPVPAANVDNAGTVNTAEQEG